The genomic window ATTTTGGATTAACTTTGAAGAGATCactttggaaattaaaaaaaaaaaattccattagaTTACACTGGAATGTCCCTGAATTTGTACcaaaacacacagagagagaaagagacagagagagacagacagagacagagacagagagacacagagagagagacagatagagagagatatagagagagTGTTTTGGTATAAATACAGGCATTCTCTTCCTGCCCCTCCCTGACCCCCACCCCTCCCAAAACGGATTGCTTATGAGACCTGTAACCATTATCAGCAACAAGTGAAAATGAATCCAACTGACAGTTCAttaatctttccatctcatttctttattttactctCCTTATTGAAAGCAGAGCAGGATTTTCATCTGGGTTGCAATTCAACTGGGAGGAATTATCTCCATtcgtcattattatttttttgttaggGGCCATTTTATTTAAGTTTCACAAAATTCAAAAGCCAAAAAAGAGAAGTCTCTTGAAAGGAAAATCTTCATTCTAGTATTTCACAACACAGAGctcaatttttttatattttattatatcatgGGACACCCTTTTGGCTCCATCTCAAAATGTGAAGTATGTAACATTTTCATGCCTCTTCCATTCTAGCTAATTAGATAATCATTcatcaaatattatttctattCATTGATTACTAGTAATATTCAGTTTGTTTGAAGAGCTATTAACTAAACATTTAGGGAAAATTTAAGCCTCATCTGGGTTAAATCATTTGTAGTGATGTCAGTTCTTTTTcagaatggaaaatatttataatttaaaatcttTAGGCAACATTGGATGATACCAGAATCTTGGAACAGTTAGTATTAGCTTTGATTggtaaaaggagaaggggatcagTACAGCCTTCCACACTTGCAGgatttagccttttttttttcttgatcaatAAATCAAACAGTAACTGAGTTATATTCAATACAACCTTGCTCACCCCGTTTAAAAATCACAATAAGATTTCTCTTGTCTACCATTGGTTATTATGGAGGAGAAGCAAGTATGTAATTTGTAAGGTAGAAAGGATAAAAGCTTAAGTCATCCACTCATAGAAATTAACTTTGAGATCTACAAGTATTTTTTGGAAGATGCAACATTAATTAGTGACAATGGAGAGCAAGTTCTTTTAATTAGCAGCAGTTGGACCTTAAGGAGACCATCACATTTTAAGCATATCCTTAGTTGCATAATCTTCCTGTTATGCATGGTTGAACCTGGTTTATTGGCATCTGAGAAGAGCTCATTCctttccaaagagcttttgtaATCTGACTTCTCAATCTTAACTATCATAAAGGTTAGAGTTTTcttatgaatatataaaaatcattacctccttttctttccttttctattgtcTATTAACACATTAACAATGGTTTGTGAAATTTAAACCAGGCTATGATAAAATGGTTCATTTTCATGATTAACACCtaccttgccttttttttttcatagttttatcCACAACTTGTGGCTTTCCCTCTCTTCTGGGTGAATCCAAGGGCTTGTTACAGTAAACTGGTCCAGTGTGATATCACAAGTataaaaaaatattccattctGTATCAAAACTAGGCACATGCCTTTATTTATATTAACAGAACATAACAGAGTTAAAACAATTTTGCCTTGGGTAGTGTAACCTGGATTCCTACAGTCAGACAAATTTATCTCTCCCTCCATGTATCTTTCCTCAGGTAACTATAGGGATCTATTTTGCAATGTTTGCTATTTGCATTTAAAAGATGGTGACATCACACTTGGGTCAGTAGTGGTAAGTAACTAAAAGCACAACCTTTCATTCGTATTGCTTTAAAATGTACACAGTTTGTATGTTGTTTTaatcatgaaaagaaaaggaaaagaaaagaatatatcaaTTTCTTTGTGGTGCTGAACCAACAATTGGTCATGGTGCAAGGCTTTAACAAATGATAATCGTAGatacaaattttctctcttttttttaactgtagAGTATGCTTTAGACAAATGTGTCTTTAATATGTAAATCCTACACTGTaggttgttctttgttttttttttctttttttttttttgtagtggtaGAAAATGTTGAACAATTGTCCATGAACATGAGCCAACAGGTTCATTACTGAGATCCCCAGAATGCCAATATTTGCAATGCAAACAATTAGTAAAACCAACTCTGTGAAAAGGCCCTGACACACACACCTGCCTCTTGGTGGAGAGGCCCAGTTGCACAGCCACAAACAAGTCTTCTTGTTTCCTATATACCCCATTTGAACAAAGGGGCAGCTACATCAAGCTGCCCTTCTACCCAGCAATTTGATTTGCCAGGTTAGTTTATTGGATACAAACAAtgccacagaaaagaaaaagcactGCTAGTGGTAGAACCTCAGATCATTTTCATGTTGAACCTCCTAGGTCCAGCCCCCTCCCCTTCCACCACAGCACCATTGTTTTTGCGGGGGACATACTCAAGGTCGATGCTGTTTTTGTGCTTGCCTTTTCCTCGACTCCAtacaaagaggaggaggaagcaaaATAAAACCACTCCAAGGAATGTAAAGCAGCCCATGGCTGTTGACACCAGGATGGTCTTAAGGTCCAGAGAGAAAGTATTTGCATTGGTGCCATTAGAGCTAGTGTCATTAGAGTCTGTCATATACATAGGGGTCCTGTTGGCATAAAGGAAACGATCTGAAGCAAATCCTTTCACTGTAAGGGAGGCTGTGAAAGTGTCATTCCCTGCAGCATTGCTAGCAATGCAAACATAGATTCCTGTGTCTTGGTCCTGGGCAAAACGTATTTCCAGGGTGCCATCCCCTAGCACTGTAACTCTTCCATTGGATTTAGTGGTGATCAGGCGCCTTCGAGGGGTTGCCCAGGAAATTACTGGCTGTGGGTCACCATCAGCATTGCAGACCAGTTGGACTGTCTGCCCTTCATCCACCAGCAAGTACTGCATCTTTTTATCACGGATCTTGGGTTTTTTGCAGGTAAAGTAAAAGGAAAGGGCAGTACTGTGGAAATCTTTGAATGGTCTTTCCCGGATGCTGTCTGGGCCAGCACACATAGGCTGTTGGCCCCCAAACTGCAAGAGGGGCTGCCTCTGTAGAATCCAAAGGAGGCGGCAGTCACAAGCCAGGGGATTGTTGCTAATGCTCAGTACATCTAGGGCTTTGGGTGAGTAGAACACATTTTCTTCCAGGGTTTCCAACAGGTTCTGGGAAACATTAAGCACACGAAGGAACCGGAGCCCTTGGAAAGCATGTGGTTCAATGGTGCGGAGCTGAGCCCCCACTATATGCAGCTCCTGCAGCCGGATTAAATCAGCAAACATTCCAGCTTCAATGGTGCTAATGGGATTGTAAGAAAGGTTGAGGTGAGTCAGGTAAACCAAGTGTTTGAAGGCAGGGTAGGGTATAGTAGATAGATTGGTGTTGGTGATGGAGAGGGATGTGAGGTTAAGACCATAGAGACTATTGGCCGGCATCATGTCCAATAGAGGCCAATAGTCGATCTCTAGATGCTTCAGGTGGAACAGTCTTTTAAAGGCATAAACAGGCATAACATTGATGTTGAGATATCTTAGATGCAGTCTGATGAGGTTGCGAAGGTGGGAGAGGGCTTCTGTTGGTACTGCTGTTAAGTTACATTTCTCCAGGGTGAGTTGTTCTAGGCTAAGCAGCCCACTGAAAGCCCTGTGTGATATATAAACCAAATCATTGTCTCCTACTTCGAGGGATTTCAGGTTATGCAAGTCCTGAAACATATAGTCCAGCAAAATGACAATTTTGTTTTCACTAATGTCAAGTTTGGTAAGGTTGGACAGTCCTGTGAATACCCCAAGGGGGACCAATTTCAGGCGATTTCCTTTCAAGCGAAGGGATCGCAGATTGAAAAGATTGTTAAATGCTCCTGGCTCTACATTGGCAATGATGTTGTCGCTCAGGTCTATTTCCTCCAACAGAGGATAAGACATAAATTCCTCAGGGTTGACACTTTTTAACCGGTTTTTGCTGAGGTCTAGAATTTTGGTCTCAATAGGAATGCCCTCTGGGATTGCAATCAACCTCTTTCTATGACAAGAGACAGACTTGTTGTGAGGTAAACAGTCACAGCGAGCTGGGCAGCCTATTGTAGAGCCCATGAAGAGTAACACAACAGCCAAACCTAAGAATGGCTGCCAACATGATATGGCCGTGTGAAGCATGACTCCACCTCTATGGTCTACACCTTGGTCAGAGGCctgcagaagaaaaggaaacaagaaggCAGGTAAAGGGTTAGTTCACAAGCAAAAGAAATCCCTTGGTGAGGCTTAGTGGTCTATTTCCCAATGGCCTCTATTCacaatatgaaatgaaaaaaaatttttcctttgcagggaaatagattttcagtttgAATCAATTTCCTGGTTTATGAATCCTTCTGGGGCATTCATTCCCCTCTAGGATTCCACGTGGTAAGACCAAGCTCCTTTGTTTCCTTTCAGGCTCCCAGGCTTCTAACACAGTAgttaaagcagaaaaaaattcatGTCAAGGAGTTCTTTTTCATATGCTAATTACCATTATTTATACACATAGAAATTTCTACTACATGTACCTTTAACGTGATGATTCTACCTCATTAGAAATTCAATTAAGAATAAAGGTATActtataaaaatgtttctttcttcatTAGGTGTTTTATTCCTGGAGGCAAATAAGAAGACAACCACATACCTTCCCAGAGTATTTAGTAGGTAGGGAAAgtaggtaggaagggagagagagatagtgtTTGTGATATATCTTGTGGATTAATCATTGATAACAGTGAGAGAAGTAGATGAATAATTGGAATGAGGAATAAAAAGTAGCTTCCAATCTAACCCAACATTATCTAATCAAGgcagcatttactaagtgcctaaaATGTGCAAAAGATTGCTAGGGCTCAGGACACAGAAGCTAAATGAAAAACTGTCTCAGACCTCTGGGAGCTTCCATTCTCCTTAGGGGTGGGGAATAAGACGTAAATAGACAagtatataaataatatacatgataatttgaggaagTGGGAGCAGAGATTAGCAATTAAAGGGAATAGGAAATGCTTTGCATATTATAGAAAAATGGTATATGTGCCTTGAAGAAACCTAAGCAttgtaagaggcagaggtgagcaTGAGAATGTTCCATATAATGTAatagactgtgcaaagtcatcctctccaaagcctctttgttaatattttgttaaaaattctcAACACTCATATATATTACAGAAATAGTAGCGATCAGGTCCTTAAGTAATAAAGAGCAGATTCTTAGCAATACTAATGATCATTACCAcgtatagcactttaagggttaaaaagtattttccatatatgatttcatttgagcctGAAAAgcactctgtgaggtagatactattataatctctctctctctctccccccttctctcttgtctgtctctccaccctctctgtgtctcttccttatttttctttttaaagaataaatctcctcatctcactcaagCTGGAAAATGCAGGGCTTACTCAAGGGTCCAATCCTACTATGAATTTGCATAGGAACTTTGACATTTCTGATCTAGGCCATTTTGTCCTTCCTTAAGCAATCTAGCATCCCCGACCTGTCACAACTTTAATGCTGAAGTTGGTATAGACACTTGATCAACATAGcccactgtagctcagaactcctaagTTCAAGAGATCCAACAGCCTTACTCTTTCTGGTAGCTGGGATTATAGATGTGTTCCACCATGCCCagtttattatctctattttacagataagaaaactgaggcagagtttaagtgacctaCCAAAGGTgacagccagcaagtgtctgaggctaaatttaaacctaggtcttgaCTCTGGATTCAATTATCTACTCAGCATACCATCTAGCTAACTAATGTATATAGcatctttttttctcaaagtaaaattatttatTCGTTCTTTTGGCTTCTGGAAAAGTAAAAGACTGATAAAGTAAATGAGGGCATTATCTATATAACAGACAGCCATATGCGCTTTGCTGCCTCCTTAtcctaattttttctctggaATGCCTCCCCTCTTCTGCTGCTGGGCTTCTCCCAGGCAGACAAAAGTAATTTTGTTCCAAAGCATATCACAGTTTTGTGATGCTGCCTGGATAATATAGATGAAGAACATGCTTTTGTTATTCCTATCCCATAGTATGTTTCAGTTCTAGTCCAGAAGGACAAGATGCTGGCATTCATTTAGCTTCCACCATCAGCAGAAGCCTTGCAAACAAGATTGACTGTTATGTCCAACTATGACCAAGGTTTGCCAAGATAAACTTTATTCCATTAGGAGTgaagttggaactgaaaatctttaGGGAGCTGACTTCTGTCCTTTCATTGAATTTTCATCAAAGGTCCTTTTCAGTCCCTCTGATTATTACCTTTTTGAACTCAATCTGTGAGGCTGACTGTTTTCATACTGGTGTTTCTGGTGTGCTGGGTATTCATCTTCTAACTTATTCTGCTAATGTTGGAGCCACAAAACAAACAGATTCAGTGGGAGGACTGCCCTGGAGAACTGGTTTGGTCTGTTAAGGAGTGAAGTACTCCAGGTCTGGAATTCATGCCAACAAGTCACACCAATTCCCTCtcaaaacagagggagaagaaactgGAGAACAATTTCCATCGCTTCAAccagatgaaaaaaagaagagaagcttATGTTATTTTGTTGGCTTAGGAAAGTTTCAgtggctttcattttttttgaaaatgaactgaagggagaaagagagtgtgtgtgtgtgtgtgtgtgtgtgtgtgtgtgtcattaagaaaaatgggggagaggagacAGCAGTGGTGATGGACGACACACTAATAATAAATGTGCTCAGCCGTG from Notamacropus eugenii isolate mMacEug1 chromosome 1, mMacEug1.pri_v2, whole genome shotgun sequence includes these protein-coding regions:
- the LINGO2 gene encoding leucine-rich repeat and immunoglobulin-like domain-containing nogo receptor-interacting protein 2 is translated as MLHTAISCWQPFLGLAVVLLFMGSTIGCPARCDCLPHNKSVSCHRKRLIAIPEGIPIETKILDLSKNRLKSVNPEEFMSYPLLEEIDLSDNIIANVEPGAFNNLFNLRSLRLKGNRLKLVPLGVFTGLSNLTKLDISENKIVILLDYMFQDLHNLKSLEVGDNDLVYISHRAFSGLLSLEQLTLEKCNLTAVPTEALSHLRNLIRLHLRYLNINVMPVYAFKRLFHLKHLEIDYWPLLDMMPANSLYGLNLTSLSITNTNLSTIPYPAFKHLVYLTHLNLSYNPISTIEAGMFADLIRLQELHIVGAQLRTIEPHAFQGLRFLRVLNVSQNLLETLEENVFYSPKALDVLSISNNPLACDCRLLWILQRQPLLQFGGQQPMCAGPDSIRERPFKDFHSTALSFYFTCKKPKIRDKKMQYLLVDEGQTVQLVCNADGDPQPVISWATPRRRLITTKSNGRVTVLGDGTLEIRFAQDQDTGIYVCIASNAAGNDTFTASLTVKGFASDRFLYANRTPMYMTDSNDTSSNGTNANTFSLDLKTILVSTAMGCFTFLGVVLFCFLLLFVWSRGKGKHKNSIDLEYVPRKNNGAVVEGEGAGPRRFNMKMI